In Rhinoderma darwinii isolate aRhiDar2 chromosome 9, aRhiDar2.hap1, whole genome shotgun sequence, the following are encoded in one genomic region:
- the LRP3 gene encoding low-density lipoprotein receptor-related protein 3 yields MHSSARLDFLHHISVICFVNALSPGWVDTTFPFTAACSGELEQHTERRGVIYSPAWPLNYPPTMNCSWYIQGDHGDVITISFKNFDIQDSHKCIIDWLLIGPSSKREGYKVCGSTIPPAFISLRDHVWMFFHSDPLSSGQSQGFRLSYIRGKMGLTSCPTDEFLCGNGKCIPNTWRCNSVDECGDNSDEQNCTSPSTEIRTSLCPAGTFPCNLARSTQCMSNELRCNSVKDCMTGTDEENCPELTCGGKLSNFYGSFASPDFFRPDHSRSELRCTWYIDTQDNRHVILQIDLLLGYSDYVKVYEGIGERSDKLLQTLSFRNNRHTVSAESVNGQLTVSYHARTKSMGHGFNATYQVKGYCLPWEQPCGIDDVCYAERQMCDGWWHCPNGKDEENCKPCQSNEYPCEGGSGLCYSYLDRCNNQKNCPDGSDEKNCFTCQPGNFHCGTNLCIFETWRCDGQEDCQDGSDEQNCLVIVPRKVITAALIGSLVCGLLLVIALGCAFKLYSLRSREYRAFETQMTRLEAEFVRREAPPSYGQLIAQGLIPPVEDFPAVSDSQVSMLQNIRTAMRRQMRRHSSRRASSRRRLGRLWNRLFHRPRARGQIPLLTSSLLSQARFGETDAGRCDENWPSPLTPPETLNSQTQTSSEEGECSDFVDHHLRPEPGVAEQLPLNVLPQICSDAQIQMETELSSALSDSENPCHSYFNPAMREDPGVTPGEMSSAELLDAFYLVALSERTSGGLGSTTHSHKHNKDPLQLPLKNFGHLSSSTNVQIQVNEQPRSCVSSCHEEPLGVHDHQHSVVMPTVQTSHPLSESSTSDDESLLIC; encoded by the exons ATGCACAGCTCTGCCAGGCTGGACTTTCTCCATCATATTTCTGTCATTTGCTTTG TCAATGCACTGTCACCTGGATGGGTAGATACCACCTTCCCCTTTACAG CTGCTTGTAGTGGTGAACTGGAGCAACACACAGAACGGAGAGGAGTCATCTATAGTCCCGCGTGGCCCCTGAACTACCCCCCTACCATGAACTGCAGCTGGTATATCCAAGGAGACCACGGTGACGTCATAACAATTAG TTTTAAGAATTTTGATATTCAAGATTCTCACAAGTGCATTATTGACTGGTTACTGATCGGTCCCTCTTCGAAAAGGGAAGGATATAAAGTTTGCGGATCTACTATCCCCCCGGCCTTCATTTCATTGCGGGATCATGTTTGGATGTTCTTTCATTCGGATCCCTTGAGTTCCGGGCAGTCTCAGGGATTCCGGCTGTCGTATATCAGAG GAAAGATGGGGCTAACCTCGTGTCCAACCGATGAATTTCTTTGCGGGAATGGAAAATGTATCCCGAATACCTGGAGGTGTAATTCTGTAGATGAATGTGGAGATAACTCAGATGAGCAAAATTGTACAAGTCCTTCTACCGAGATAAGGACCAGTCTGTGTCCCGCAGGAACTTTCCCCTGCAACCTGGCTCGCTCCACACAATGCATGTCTAATGAATTACGGTGTAACTCGGTAAAAGACTGCATGACCGGCACCGACGAAGAGAATTGTCCTGAGCTTACGTGCGGGGGAAAGCTCAGCAACTTCTATGGCTCCTTCGCTTCTCCGGACTTCTTCCGCCCGGACCACAGCCGCTCGGAGCTTCGTTGCACTTGGTACATAGACACCCAAGACAATCGTCACGTCATTCTGCAGATTGATTTGCTATTGGGCTACAGCGATTACGTGAAAGTGTATGAAGGAATCGGCGAGAGGAGCGATAAACTCTTGCAAACCCTCTCGTTCCGCAACAACCGCCACACGGTCAGCGCTGAATCCGTCAACGGCCAGCTGACCGTGTCATACCATGCACGTACGAAGAGCATGGGTCACGGTTTTAACGCTACTTACCAGGTCAAAGGTTACTGCTTGCCATGGGAGCAGCCCTGCGGAATTGATGACGTTTGCTACGCTGAACGTCAGATGTGTGATGGTTGGTGGCATTGCCCCAATGGCAAAGACGAAGAGAACTGTAAGCCTTGTCAAAGTAACGAGTATCCTTGTGAGGGAGGTAGCGGCTTGTGCTACTCTTACCTTGACCGCTGCAATAACCAGAAAAACTGCCCAGATGGCTctgatgaaaaaaactgcttCACGTGCCAACCCGGGAATTTTCACTGCGGAACCAACCTGTGTATTTTTGAAACGTGGCGCTGCGATGGCCAAGAAGACTGCCAGGACGGTAGCGATGAACAGAACTGCTTAGTGATTGTGCCTAGGAAGGTCATCACGGCTGCTCTGATTGGCAGCTTGGTGTGCGGTCTGCTCTTGGTCATCGCCTTGGGCTGCGCTTTCAAACTATATTCCCTCAGAAGCCGGGAGTACAG GGCATTTGAAACACAAATGACCCGCTTAGAGGCGGAGTTTGTGCGACGTGAGGCTCCTCCTTCTTACGGGCAGCTTATCGCACAGGGGCTCATTCCTCCTGTTGAAGATTTTCCAGCCGTCAGTGACTCTCAA GTGTCTATGCTACAGAATATTCGTACAGCAATGCGTCGACAGATGAGGCGGCATTCTTCGAGAAGGGCTTCTTCCAGAAGACGTTTGGGGAGACTGTGGAACAGATTATTTCACCGTCCACGTGCCAGGGGCCAAATCCCTCTCCTGACCTCGTCGCTTCTTTCACAGGCTCGTTTCGGGGAGACAGACGCCGGCAGATGTGACGAAAACTGGCCGAGCCCTTTGACCCCTCCGGAAACATTAAACTCACAAACACAAACTTCCAGCGAAGAAGGAGAATGTTCTGATTTTGTTGACCACCATTTGCGTCCTGAACCTGGGGTTGCAGAGCAGCTCCCCTTAAATGTCCTGCCACAGATTTGCTCTGATGCACAAATACAGATGGAGACTGAATTGTCTTCTGCATTGTCGGACTCGGAAAATCCTTGCCACAGTTATTTTAATCCAGCCATGAGGGAAGACCCGGGAGTAACTCCCGGGGAGATGTCTTCGGCTGAACTCTTGGACGCTTTTTATTTGGTGGCTCTGTCGGAAAGGACTTCTGGTGGTCTCGGCAGCACAACCCATAGCCATAAACATAACAAGGACCCGTTACAATTGCCTTTGAAAAACTTCGGCCACTTAAGCAGCTCAACGAATGTCCAAATTCAGGTGAACGAGCAGCCTCGTAGCTGTGTATCTTCTTGCCATGAAGAGCCTTTGGGGGTACATGACCATCAACACTCAGTGGTAATGCCAACAGTGCAGACCTCCCATCCCCTCTCGGAGAGCAGCACTAGTGATGACGAATCTTTATTAATTTGCTAA